One region of Nitrospinota bacterium genomic DNA includes:
- the dsrA gene encoding dissimilatory-type sulfite reductase subunit alpha, translated as MSDKNKKTEIKTPLLDELKTGPWPSFVNDLKKLSERKPAVGELLGQLEQSYEDNWNYWQGTVLNVDGYGGGVIARYSELAGKFPNIAQFHTIRIIPPAGWVYSTKKLRELCDIWDKHGAGIMQMHGMTGDALLLGTDNKTTFDAAEELMEAGWDLGGSGAAMRTLSCCVGQARCEMACFDTMGVTKFLTDTFISQLHRPELPYKYKFKLSGCANDCAASMQRSDMPVIGTWRGPMQIDQEEVAKFIDKHGLDYTVNNVITRCPTQCMQLKGKSIEVDNGNCVHCMHCINVMNKALAPGKDRGATILIGGKRTLKIGDTMSSVLVPFMKLETPEDWRKLTALVERIWEFWGENGLEHERIGEFIERVGLGTLLENIGLEPNVEMVAHPRSNPYIKFEELAPGRMGGEPEEAPTVVNKETEGFEKA; from the coding sequence ATGTCTGACAAGAACAAGAAGACGGAAATTAAAACCCCTCTTCTGGACGAGCTTAAGACCGGCCCGTGGCCGAGTTTCGTGAACGACCTGAAAAAACTTTCCGAGCGCAAGCCGGCCGTGGGCGAACTTTTGGGCCAGCTTGAGCAAAGCTATGAGGACAACTGGAACTATTGGCAGGGGACCGTGCTCAACGTGGACGGTTATGGAGGCGGCGTCATCGCCCGCTATTCCGAGCTTGCCGGCAAATTCCCCAATATAGCCCAGTTCCACACCATACGCATCATCCCCCCCGCCGGATGGGTGTATTCCACCAAGAAGCTGCGCGAGCTTTGCGACATATGGGACAAGCACGGCGCCGGGATCATGCAGATGCACGGGATGACGGGGGACGCGCTGCTTCTGGGGACGGACAACAAGACAACCTTCGACGCGGCAGAGGAGCTGATGGAAGCCGGGTGGGACCTGGGGGGCTCCGGCGCGGCGATGAGGACCCTTTCGTGCTGCGTCGGCCAGGCCCGTTGCGAAATGGCCTGTTTCGACACCATGGGGGTCACCAAATTCCTCACCGACACCTTCATAAGCCAGCTTCACCGCCCCGAGCTTCCCTATAAATACAAGTTCAAACTGTCCGGCTGCGCCAACGACTGCGCCGCCTCCATGCAGCGGTCGGACATGCCGGTCATCGGCACATGGCGCGGGCCGATGCAGATAGATCAGGAGGAAGTGGCCAAATTCATAGACAAGCACGGGCTGGACTACACCGTGAACAACGTCATCACCCGCTGCCCCACCCAGTGCATGCAGCTAAAGGGGAAGAGCATCGAGGTGGACAACGGCAACTGCGTCCACTGCATGCACTGCATCAACGTGATGAACAAGGCGCTTGCGCCCGGCAAGGACCGCGGGGCGACCATACTGATCGGCGGCAAGAGGACCCTTAAGATCGGCGACACCATGAGTTCGGTGCTTGTCCCGTTCATGAAGCTGGAAACGCCGGAGGATTGGCGGAAACTTACCGCTCTTGTGGAACGGATATGGGAATTCTGGGGAGAAAACGGGCTGGAGCACGAACGCATAGGCGAGTTCATCGAAAGGGTGGGCCTTGGCACACTGCTGGAGAACATCGGGCTGGAGCCCAACGTGGAGATGGTCGCGCACCCCAGGTCCAACCCGTACATCAAGTTCGAAGAACTGGCCCCGGGCCGCATGGGAGGCGAGCCGGAGGAGGCGCCCACCGTCGTGAACAAGGAAACCGAAGGCTTTGAGAAAGCCTGA
- a CDS encoding TusE/DsrC/DsvC family sulfur relay protein — translation MSFELNGVTYETDEDGYLLNLDQWNKDVADYLAKGEGLNMTESHWEVINFLRDYYDEYKIAPMIRILTKAIGKKLGPEKGNTKYLYELYPGGPAKQACKIAGLPKPTGCV, via the coding sequence ATGTCTTTTGAGCTCAACGGCGTCACGTACGAGACCGATGAGGACGGTTACCTGCTAAACCTGGATCAATGGAACAAGGACGTGGCCGATTACCTCGCCAAAGGCGAAGGGTTGAACATGACCGAGTCCCATTGGGAGGTGATCAACTTCCTTCGCGACTACTATGACGAATACAAGATCGCCCCGATGATCCGGATACTCACGAAAGCCATCGGCAAAAAGCTCGGGCCTGAAAAGGGAAACACAAAATATCTGTACGAGCTTTATCCGGGCGGTCCGGCCAAGCAGGCGTGCAAGATTGCCGGGCTGCCAAAGCCGACCGGCTGCGTTTAA
- the dsrB gene encoding dissimilatory-type sulfite reductase subunit beta, whose protein sequence is MATPKKMAPRDNGAPDHKVNLHPLMAKNYGKWKYHEIPKPGVLKHVAENGDAIFTVRAGSPRTMSVDTVRKVCDIADKYCQGHLRFTSRANIEFLCGNEKDVEPLIAEINKVLGFPVGGTGNTLSNILHTQGWMHCNLPGTDAAGSVKALMDDLYNEFVKEDLPYRVKLSTSCCTINCGGQADIAINVQHHHPPRINHQGVPICELPKVVAICPVAAIRPTNVDGKGSLEVVEEKCMYCGACHGQCPSMEIRDAQTDTLTIWVGGKNSSTRKGPAFMKLAVWGLPNNPPRWPEVSAAVRKIINAYKAGGRPYERIGEWIDRIGWKKFFEVTGFPFTKYHIDDFKLARTTLNTSTHVRL, encoded by the coding sequence ATGGCAACACCGAAAAAGATGGCGCCGCGCGACAACGGCGCTCCGGACCATAAAGTAAACCTGCACCCGTTGATGGCCAAGAATTACGGGAAGTGGAAGTACCACGAGATACCCAAACCGGGCGTGCTCAAGCACGTGGCGGAGAACGGCGACGCGATCTTCACGGTGCGCGCCGGCTCGCCTCGTACCATGAGCGTGGACACGGTGCGAAAGGTGTGCGACATCGCGGACAAATATTGCCAGGGGCACCTGCGCTTCACTTCGCGGGCGAACATAGAGTTCCTTTGCGGAAACGAAAAGGATGTGGAGCCGTTGATAGCTGAGATCAACAAAGTCCTCGGCTTCCCGGTTGGCGGCACCGGCAACACCCTTTCGAACATCCTGCACACCCAGGGGTGGATGCACTGCAACCTCCCCGGAACCGACGCGGCGGGGTCTGTGAAGGCCCTGATGGACGACCTTTATAACGAGTTCGTCAAAGAAGACCTCCCCTACCGGGTGAAACTTTCCACCTCATGCTGCACCATCAACTGCGGCGGCCAGGCGGACATAGCCATAAACGTCCAGCATCATCATCCCCCACGCATCAACCACCAGGGGGTGCCGATATGCGAGCTTCCCAAGGTGGTGGCCATATGCCCTGTGGCGGCCATACGCCCCACAAACGTGGACGGGAAAGGATCGCTGGAGGTGGTCGAGGAGAAGTGCATGTATTGCGGCGCGTGCCACGGGCAGTGCCCCAGCATGGAGATTCGCGACGCGCAGACCGACACCCTGACAATATGGGTTGGCGGGAAAAACTCCTCCACCCGCAAAGGGCCTGCGTTCATGAAGCTTGCGGTGTGGGGATTGCCGAACAATCCGCCCCGCTGGCCGGAAGTGAGCGCCGCCGTCCGCAAGATCATCAACGCGTACAAGGCCGGCGGCAGGCCGTATGAGCGTATTGGCGAGTGGATAGACAGGATCGGCTGGAAGAAGTTCTTCGAGGTGACGGGCTTCCCCTTCACCAAGTACCACATAGACGACTTCAAGCTGGCCCGG